A region of Vitis vinifera cultivar Pinot Noir 40024 chromosome 15, ASM3070453v1 DNA encodes the following proteins:
- the LOC100232927 gene encoding photosystem I chlorophyll a/b-binding protein 3-1, chloroplastic → MAAQALVSSSLTSSVETARQILGSRPLQSPSRKSSSFVVRAASTPPVKQGADRPLWFASKQSLTYLDGSLPGDYGFDPLGLSDPEGTGGFIEPRWLAYGEVINGRYAMLGAVGAIAPEILGKLGLIPPETALPWFKTGVFPPAGTYNYWADPYTLFVFEMALMGFAEHRRFQDWANPGSMGKQYFLGLEKYLGGSGDPAYPGGPLFNPLGFGKDEKSLKDLKLKEVKNGRLAMLAILGYFAQGPVTGVGPLQNLLDHLADPVNNNIITSLKFHN, encoded by the exons ATGGCTGCTCAGGCCTTGGTTTCATCTTCTCTTACTTCCTCAGTGGAGACTGCCAGACAGATACTTGGGTCAAGGCCTCTGCAATCTCCATCAAGGAAGTCTTCTTCCTTTGTGGTCAGGGCAGCTTCTACTCCACCAGTCAAG CAAGGAGCTGACAGGCCCCtctggtttgcatccaagcagaGCCTTACTTACTTGGATGGCAG TCTTCCAGGTGACTATGGGTTCGATCCACTGGGACTTTCAGACCCTGAAGGCACAGGAGGGTTCATCGAGCCAAGATGGTTAGCCTACGGGGAGGTCATCAACGGGCGGTATGCCATGCTGGGTGCTGTTGGTGCGATTGCGCCTGAGATACTGGGGAAGCTGGGCCTCATCCCACCGGAGACCGCCCTGCCTTGGTTCAAAACCGGGGTATTCCCCCCAGCGGGGACATACAACTACTGGGCAGACCCTTACACACTGTTTGTATTCGAGATGGCACTGATGGGATTTGCAGAGCACAGGAGATTCCAAGACTGGGCCAACCCAGGGTCAATGGGGAAGCAGTACTTCCTCGGGCTTGAAAAATACTTGGGAGGGTCTGGCGACCCAGCCTACCCAGGAGGCCCACTGTTCAACCCTCTCGGGTTTGGTAAAGATGAGAAATCCCTCAAGGATCTGAAGCTCAAAGAGGTTAAGAATGGGAGATTGGCTATGTTGGCCATATTGGGCTACTTTGCACAAGGGCCTGTGACAGGAGTCGGGCCCCTCCAAAACCTGCTGGACCATTTGGCAGACCCTGTCAACAACAATATCATAACCAGCCTCAAGTTCCACAACTAG